From Ammoniphilus oxalaticus, one genomic window encodes:
- a CDS encoding ATP-binding protein — protein sequence MYIRSIHIYGFGKYHDFCLDLKPGFNVIEGMNEAGKSTLLAFIKAVLFGFENRRSPAMRYEPLEGGSFGGNLLLVDEGGAEYQIERTGKRTSLGSVRVTMPDGTEHGDEILAALLAGMSPTFYANIFAFGLTELSYLTTLTQEEVTSYLYHAGTNLSLPTLKKTWHEEQERLFKRRGAQPSLNQLLTQLEEIEQQIESLQRENEYYNDWLAKREELDHEINQLEKQMVLLSNEQKQWLKSKEAYALQKEWKVCQEQASQLPLVDSFPENGVRRLEDIEQRILTASVELEETRQRLDKLIIERDAIILDPRIEQLQIEWVGEQKDRWQQKRERLEIIEKEVAWLDRELQRAIQQLGLEWTEQRLRQFDVSLSKKEIIRDHRRRMEPLQAGLQAIAELLQTKQAELEAYRQQADQVREQVSALRSEQQLVELEARLTACQRLLLEIETIKQQEAWLNLQLSDAQRSSTVIGPNRLLIFLVLIGLLGTVAITIVNAPFSWIALISLAIALIASAAIYVTSIRKGPPQQATDHPLQKEAHALQKKRIETERRLSRLVDSLGAGFDLSSLQQALIEVKEQREHRLKQTDKLVWLEELLEQLERERQQLNDRQQTLLKQQEQEQAEWQALLDEDGLSERLSPDGVLEVLALVEQSQQLLLKRDREQEIQVSLQAEWQGFHDKMSAVWQQIELPDQPDDPLRMLVELKQVMTREKQRAEAKEILEKESEAEHARLQMKERFLEKLREQRLDLLRSISVTDSESFRRLYRQMKEREQLEERMRMLELTMDTADVDERIKKRIDEYPLDYIEQQANRYATKGAEAQMRLKQLADERGQYTNRLRQLEHGEQLSQLKQQRQECLTAAQTEAKRWITLRLANRLLAQTQESYEARKQPQVLREASALFSEMTAARYQRVLSPIGEERLLVEREDGLRMEPQYLSRGAREQLFLCLRFGLIKESSKTSRPPIILDDIFVNFDDNRKRAALDCLHRFTSEHQILYFTCQQRAGQMVDELNLSCHHARLE from the coding sequence TTGTATATTCGATCGATCCATATTTATGGTTTTGGCAAATATCACGATTTTTGTTTGGACCTAAAACCTGGCTTCAATGTGATTGAAGGCATGAATGAAGCGGGGAAAAGCACGTTGCTCGCATTTATTAAAGCGGTGCTGTTTGGTTTTGAGAATCGGCGTTCACCAGCAATGCGCTATGAACCGTTGGAAGGCGGTAGCTTTGGCGGTAATCTATTGTTAGTCGATGAGGGCGGGGCTGAATACCAGATCGAACGAACAGGGAAACGAACGTCATTAGGTTCGGTTCGGGTAACGATGCCGGATGGAACGGAACATGGCGACGAAATCCTTGCCGCGCTGTTGGCCGGAATGTCCCCCACATTTTACGCGAATATTTTTGCGTTTGGGCTAACTGAACTCTCTTATTTGACCACGCTAACGCAAGAGGAAGTGACAAGCTACCTTTATCATGCGGGAACAAATCTCTCTTTGCCGACCCTGAAAAAAACGTGGCATGAAGAGCAAGAACGTCTCTTTAAACGGCGCGGAGCGCAACCAAGTCTCAATCAATTGCTGACTCAATTGGAAGAAATCGAGCAGCAAATTGAAAGTTTGCAACGCGAGAATGAATATTATAACGATTGGCTTGCTAAACGCGAGGAACTCGATCATGAAATAAATCAGCTTGAAAAACAAATGGTTTTGCTAAGCAATGAGCAAAAGCAATGGTTGAAAAGCAAAGAAGCCTATGCTCTTCAGAAAGAATGGAAGGTCTGTCAAGAACAGGCTAGTCAGCTCCCTTTAGTAGATTCATTTCCCGAAAATGGGGTTCGACGCTTGGAAGACATTGAACAGCGGATCTTAACGGCAAGCGTTGAGCTAGAAGAGACCCGCCAACGGCTGGATAAGTTGATCATCGAACGGGATGCGATTATACTCGATCCTCGCATTGAGCAATTGCAAATAGAGTGGGTCGGTGAACAAAAGGATCGATGGCAGCAAAAGCGAGAACGACTTGAGATCATTGAAAAAGAAGTAGCCTGGTTGGACCGTGAACTGCAACGCGCGATACAACAACTGGGCTTGGAATGGACCGAACAACGCTTGCGCCAATTTGATGTATCACTCAGTAAAAAAGAAATCATTCGCGACCATCGCCGCAGAATGGAACCGTTGCAGGCCGGGTTGCAAGCGATTGCGGAACTGTTGCAAACGAAACAAGCTGAATTGGAGGCCTATCGACAACAGGCGGATCAGGTCCGCGAACAAGTAAGCGCGTTGAGGAGTGAACAGCAGCTGGTTGAGTTGGAAGCAAGATTAACCGCTTGTCAACGTTTATTGCTTGAAATAGAAACGATCAAACAACAAGAAGCGTGGCTTAATTTACAATTAAGTGATGCGCAACGGTCGTCTACGGTAATCGGGCCCAATCGGTTGTTGATCTTTTTGGTCCTAATTGGCCTACTGGGAACCGTCGCTATCACGATCGTAAATGCGCCGTTTTCGTGGATTGCGCTTATATCGCTCGCGATTGCTCTGATCGCAAGCGCGGCGATCTATGTGACGTCGATCCGCAAAGGCCCCCCTCAACAAGCTACCGATCATCCGTTGCAAAAGGAAGCGCATGCGCTGCAAAAAAAACGTATAGAAACAGAGCGGCGGTTAAGCCGTTTGGTCGATTCATTAGGCGCGGGATTTGATCTGTCTTCGCTGCAACAGGCTTTAATCGAGGTGAAAGAACAGCGCGAACATCGATTGAAACAAACGGACAAACTAGTGTGGCTTGAAGAATTGCTTGAACAACTTGAGCGGGAGAGGCAACAATTGAATGATCGTCAGCAAACCCTACTTAAGCAACAAGAGCAGGAGCAAGCTGAGTGGCAAGCGTTGTTAGACGAAGATGGTCTGTCGGAGCGCTTGAGTCCCGACGGAGTGTTGGAGGTACTCGCATTGGTCGAGCAGAGTCAACAGTTGTTATTGAAGCGAGACCGCGAGCAAGAGATACAAGTAAGCTTGCAAGCGGAATGGCAGGGTTTTCATGATAAGATGAGCGCCGTGTGGCAACAGATAGAACTGCCTGATCAACCTGACGATCCGTTGCGAATGCTGGTTGAGCTGAAACAAGTGATGACGCGTGAAAAGCAACGAGCTGAAGCAAAGGAAATTTTGGAAAAGGAAAGCGAAGCGGAACATGCTCGTTTGCAGATGAAAGAACGTTTCTTGGAGAAATTGCGGGAGCAGCGTCTTGACTTATTGCGTTCCATTTCAGTGACAGACAGTGAATCGTTCAGAAGATTATATCGTCAAATGAAAGAACGTGAGCAACTTGAAGAGAGAATGCGGATGCTCGAGCTGACAATGGACACTGCGGATGTAGATGAGCGCATTAAGAAAAGGATCGATGAATACCCGCTTGATTATATTGAACAACAAGCGAATCGCTATGCAACAAAGGGAGCGGAGGCTCAAATGCGGTTGAAACAGCTGGCGGATGAACGCGGTCAATATACGAATCGTTTGCGCCAACTAGAACACGGCGAACAACTATCGCAATTGAAACAACAGCGTCAAGAATGTTTAACCGCTGCTCAAACCGAGGCAAAAAGGTGGATCACGCTGCGACTGGCCAACCGCTTGCTTGCGCAAACGCAAGAATCGTATGAAGCTCGTAAACAACCGCAAGTATTGCGGGAGGCTTCTGCCCTTTTTTCGGAAATGACCGCGGCAAGGTACCAAAGGGTGTTATCACCCATTGGTGAGGAACGTTTGCTCGTTGAACGAGAGGATGGTTTGCGGATGGAACCGCAATATCTCAGCCGAGGAGCGCGTGAGCAATTGTTTCTGTGCCTGCGTTTTGGGCTAATTAAGGAGAGTAGTAAGACGAGTAGGCCGCCAATCATTTTAGACGATATTTTCGTTAATTTTGATGATAACAGGAAGCGAGCGGCGCTTGATTGTTTGCATCGTTTTACATCTGAACACCAAATACTTTATTTTACGTGTCAACAACGGGCTGGCCAAATGGTAGATGAGTTAAATTTGTCATGCCATCATGCGCGGTTGGAATGA
- a CDS encoding HRDC domain-containing protein, with protein MIENIEYVVTLDKPHGERGKMMLLQRDGAFETQWSLLGTDEEELSIQYAGPSLELAWQAAETLILDKIKQGYQLHNPFIPHLLETLSPRFTLSRKMGYYAAQHFNPSLYKELKEWRRSAAATNKLPPYIIATDKLLTLLAAFIPHQDQQLEQLPGVGEQRKAQYGAEILEITKKYEQPRPFPLGWVEEEVRWDTLAFWMISEHRLQKQKRQLRTEQERDERVHLLQLIKAATPIEEAIKQLNLSMEIVLKRIQQLAEMGYDPLEYVKSQVAAIQERQQITELVARLGGERLKPIYTQLYGTDEEGVERSEVGERYNRIRLVRAYLSWSEADKSSRALKGEVV; from the coding sequence ATGATAGAAAACATTGAATACGTCGTCACACTGGACAAGCCGCATGGGGAACGAGGAAAAATGATGCTACTACAACGAGACGGCGCTTTTGAAACGCAATGGTCGCTTCTTGGAACAGATGAAGAAGAACTTAGTATTCAGTATGCGGGACCGAGCTTAGAACTTGCTTGGCAAGCCGCAGAGACCCTCATACTTGATAAAATCAAACAGGGGTATCAACTCCACAATCCTTTTATTCCCCACTTACTCGAAACATTGTCTCCTCGTTTTACGCTCTCCCGAAAAATGGGCTACTATGCGGCTCAACATTTCAACCCATCCCTTTACAAAGAATTAAAAGAATGGCGCAGAAGCGCTGCCGCCACAAATAAATTGCCCCCCTATATTATTGCGACAGACAAATTACTTACACTTCTAGCGGCGTTCATCCCGCATCAAGACCAACAACTGGAACAGTTGCCTGGAGTGGGCGAACAGCGGAAGGCTCAATATGGCGCTGAGATCTTGGAAATCACAAAGAAATATGAGCAGCCGCGACCTTTTCCATTAGGGTGGGTTGAAGAGGAGGTTCGCTGGGATACACTCGCTTTTTGGATGATTTCCGAACATCGACTTCAGAAACAAAAAAGACAGCTTCGCACAGAGCAAGAACGAGATGAAAGAGTACATTTGTTGCAATTGATAAAAGCGGCGACGCCGATTGAGGAGGCGATCAAGCAGTTAAATCTTTCAATGGAGATCGTCTTGAAAAGAATCCAACAATTAGCCGAGATGGGTTATGACCCGCTTGAATATGTAAAATCACAAGTGGCTGCGATTCAAGAACGCCAGCAGATCACTGAACTCGTCGCGAGGCTTGGCGGTGAACGACTCAAACCAATCTATACTCAACTTTATGGGACTGATGAAGAGGGTGTTGAACGCAGCGAAGTAGGTGAACGATATAATCGTATTCGCTTAGTGCGGGCGTATCTGAGCTGGAGCGAGGCCGACAAGTCTAGTCGCGCCTTAAAAGGTGAAGTTGTTTAA
- a CDS encoding N-acetylglucosaminidase, whose amino-acid sequence MNKTTVMIAILFLVTAIAQQLQVTPPILLGQAFSKELIATIMDQPIDEQYEQLKQETGQTHLVAEAKHEKLLLDNTSASRVLLLQQELADKRRQFRQEAQSSDVTTLDLRKPSGLSAGEADRLLAGTGLEGLGKAFVEAENDYEVNAYYLIAHAAWESGWGNSKISREKNNLFGFMAYDNSPYQSAKHFKTKAEGIDVVAKFISQNYLQESGRYYHGPTLKGMNVRYASDGNWNRGIAKVIRSLVNKPVNDPMIA is encoded by the coding sequence ATGAATAAGACGACTGTAATGATCGCCATTCTTTTTTTAGTTACTGCCATAGCCCAACAACTACAGGTCACACCACCGATTCTTCTCGGACAAGCATTTTCAAAGGAATTGATTGCGACGATCATGGACCAACCGATAGATGAACAATATGAGCAACTGAAACAAGAAACGGGTCAGACGCATTTGGTCGCGGAGGCCAAGCATGAAAAATTATTGCTAGACAACACGTCTGCGTCAAGGGTATTACTTTTGCAACAGGAATTAGCGGATAAGCGCCGTCAATTTCGTCAGGAAGCGCAAAGTTCAGACGTGACAACGCTTGATTTACGTAAGCCTTCTGGTTTATCAGCGGGAGAGGCTGATCGGTTATTGGCAGGGACAGGCCTGGAAGGTTTAGGTAAGGCATTTGTGGAAGCGGAAAATGATTATGAGGTCAATGCTTATTATTTAATCGCGCATGCCGCGTGGGAAAGTGGCTGGGGGAACTCGAAAATTAGTCGCGAGAAAAATAATTTATTCGGGTTTATGGCCTATGATAACAGTCCGTATCAAAGCGCCAAGCATTTCAAGACGAAAGCCGAGGGGATTGACGTAGTCGCCAAATTCATCAGCCAAAATTATTTGCAAGAGTCCGGGCGTTATTATCACGGTCCGACGTTGAAAGGGATGAATGTGCGCTATGCTTCCGACGGCAATTGGAACCGGGGTATTGCTAAGGTAATCCGTTCATTGGTTAACAAACCTGTGAACGATCCGATGATCGCGTAA
- a CDS encoding ATP-binding protein, which produces MKFAQWEEQTKRFRQQYERRRGQQDRLLQEQAERKTDLARNQTEIENYTKARFLLQEAAMFAREQARQNIETWVTGALQYVFNTDEIAFKVALDEKNNRPDAQFYVVSNYDGVLVETKPEDARGGGVVDIVSLALRIALMESGKQQTDGPLLLDEPGKHVSEEYGMMLAQFLKGVTQQTDRQVILVTHNQYLAESGDRSFEVILNKGTSLVTERNAGGPQDS; this is translated from the coding sequence GTGAAGTTTGCGCAATGGGAAGAACAGACGAAGCGGTTTCGGCAACAATACGAACGAAGACGGGGACAACAAGATCGGCTCTTGCAAGAACAAGCGGAGCGAAAAACAGACCTGGCGCGCAATCAAACAGAGATCGAAAATTACACGAAAGCTCGCTTTTTGCTGCAAGAAGCGGCGATGTTTGCCCGTGAACAAGCCCGACAAAATATTGAGACGTGGGTCACAGGGGCTTTGCAATATGTGTTCAATACCGATGAGATCGCCTTTAAAGTTGCGCTTGATGAGAAAAACAATCGTCCGGATGCCCAGTTTTATGTCGTTTCAAACTATGATGGTGTGTTAGTCGAGACGAAGCCTGAAGATGCGCGCGGCGGCGGGGTTGTCGATATCGTTTCGCTTGCGTTGCGGATCGCCTTAATGGAGTCTGGCAAACAACAGACCGACGGTCCACTGCTGCTCGACGAACCGGGCAAACATGTTTCCGAAGAATATGGGATGATGTTAGCTCAATTTTTAAAAGGCGTAACCCAACAAACAGATCGGCAAGTCATCCTTGTCACACATAATCAGTATTTGGCTGAATCGGGGGATCGGTCCTTTGAAGTAATCCTTAACAAAGGAACAAGCCTTGTGACCGAACGAAACGCAGGAGGGCCCCAAGACTCGTAA
- a CDS encoding FUSC family protein, with protein MLGRRTIKTAVSVMVSLFVATLLGLEPAVFAAVAAAISIQPTNERSLRYAVEQIQANIVGAVVAISVALLFDVHFYTVSLAIITVITLTNLFKWKESIPLAIVTVIFIMEAPTDNFLFYSGNRFMITFVGVVISGLINIVLLPPKYVTHLRRNYEQALKILIVYYSYWQAEGLFRFKEMNELKEIVSQTARFEQWMREQSKSEVRKKNYYKGLHIEASKNEILQDFIVVTEHYGRIHWPDEQAQMRSEEEIKLLYESVLAVMAHSALPKGTGLDLEWWKQCYIRTDEEHGGQSLLEILTALGRMDRRLRRYNRYVSQEGHFPYLEEENRWLSWRWRW; from the coding sequence ATGCTCGGGAGAAGAACAATCAAAACAGCGGTATCTGTGATGGTCTCCCTTTTTGTCGCTACATTGCTCGGGCTTGAACCGGCTGTTTTCGCCGCAGTCGCTGCGGCGATTTCTATTCAGCCGACGAATGAACGTTCTTTGCGTTATGCCGTCGAACAAATTCAGGCCAATATTGTTGGGGCAGTCGTCGCCATTTCTGTCGCGCTATTATTCGACGTTCATTTTTATACGGTGTCGTTGGCGATTATCACGGTGATTACGTTAACCAATCTATTTAAATGGAAAGAAAGTATCCCACTGGCGATCGTGACTGTTATTTTTATTATGGAAGCTCCGACTGATAACTTTTTATTTTATTCGGGGAATCGATTTATGATCACGTTTGTTGGGGTTGTCATTTCCGGCTTGATCAATATCGTCTTACTCCCTCCGAAGTATGTCACCCATTTACGCAGAAATTACGAACAGGCATTAAAAATTTTGATCGTCTACTATTCATATTGGCAAGCGGAAGGCCTGTTTCGATTTAAGGAAATGAATGAATTGAAAGAGATTGTTAGCCAGACAGCCCGTTTTGAACAGTGGATGCGGGAGCAGTCCAAAAGTGAAGTGCGCAAGAAAAACTATTACAAAGGGTTGCACATCGAGGCGAGTAAGAATGAGATTCTACAAGATTTTATCGTCGTGACCGAACATTATGGACGGATCCATTGGCCTGATGAACAAGCCCAAATGAGAAGCGAAGAAGAAATTAAATTGTTGTATGAATCTGTGTTAGCGGTGATGGCGCATAGCGCCTTACCTAAAGGGACTGGCCTTGACCTCGAGTGGTGGAAACAATGTTACATTCGGACGGATGAGGAACACGGCGGACAAAGTTTATTGGAGATCTTAACCGCGCTCGGAAGGATGGATAGGCGGTTGCGGCGCTATAATCGATATGTGAGTCAAGAGGGTCATTTTCCTTATTTAGAGGAGGAAAATCGATGGCTCTCCTGGCGTTGGAGATGGTAG
- a CDS encoding M16 family metallopeptidase has translation MSFQTYYLSNGIPVYIKTIPTSFKVCIDILVGVGSQSDPSDQQGLAHFVEHMMFRGTNKRDYKQISIDTLKIGGFLNAYTERDTTTYALDVPYRQWENALDILLDLYLHPLFPAHDIDRERSIIQEEIDMYNDIPGEFLMDRFMEILYEGHAMAHPILGTRQSIATIGRDDVQGFYERWYFDETLTISIAGRIEADEILPILEAKLGKRKFTQTPKPAQAESKIIKGIERYHREVDQAQLLLGTRAPGLEDPDRLPIQVMNAILGGNEISRLFQRIREEEGLAYAVDSSHEAWLGSGCFVVSVGLDHRKIDDVEKIIVEEWERIRRDPVSDEELTVARNSLEGFKIMGLEGAGAYNAHMGAMAVRGLPADPEEELALIQQVTAADVQRVAARMLDPDNYLFTALLPQEKKKR, from the coding sequence ATGAGCTTTCAAACGTACTATTTATCGAATGGGATCCCTGTTTACATCAAGACGATTCCAACCAGTTTTAAAGTATGTATCGATATTCTCGTTGGGGTTGGTTCGCAAAGCGATCCAAGCGATCAACAAGGGTTGGCCCATTTCGTTGAACATATGATGTTTCGAGGCACGAACAAAAGAGACTATAAGCAAATTTCGATTGATACGCTAAAGATTGGCGGTTTCCTAAACGCTTATACGGAACGCGACACGACGACCTATGCCCTGGACGTGCCCTATCGACAATGGGAGAATGCGCTCGATATTCTGCTTGATCTGTACCTTCATCCACTGTTTCCGGCGCATGATATCGATCGGGAGCGTTCAATCATTCAAGAAGAGATTGACATGTACAATGATATTCCTGGCGAGTTTCTGATGGACCGATTCATGGAAATTTTGTATGAAGGACATGCGATGGCGCACCCGATTCTCGGAACCCGACAAAGTATCGCCACAATTGGACGCGACGATGTTCAGGGTTTTTATGAACGTTGGTATTTTGATGAAACGCTAACGATCTCCATTGCGGGCAGAATTGAGGCCGACGAAATTTTGCCCATTTTAGAAGCGAAGCTAGGCAAGCGAAAGTTCACGCAAACGCCCAAGCCAGCGCAGGCGGAATCTAAAATCATCAAGGGGATAGAACGTTATCATCGTGAGGTGGATCAAGCCCAGTTGTTGCTAGGGACGCGCGCCCCGGGACTTGAAGATCCCGATCGTCTACCGATTCAGGTGATGAATGCGATTTTAGGCGGCAATGAGATTTCCAGGTTGTTTCAGCGCATTCGCGAAGAAGAAGGATTGGCTTATGCGGTTGACAGCTCTCATGAAGCTTGGTTAGGGTCTGGTTGTTTTGTCGTGAGTGTTGGACTCGACCATCGGAAGATTGACGATGTGGAAAAAATCATTGTGGAGGAATGGGAGCGGATTCGACGCGATCCGGTTAGTGACGAGGAACTAACCGTTGCCCGCAACTCTTTGGAAGGATTTAAAATTATGGGGCTAGAGGGCGCGGGCGCTTACAATGCCCATATGGGAGCGATGGCGGTTAGGGGACTTCCAGCCGATCCTGAAGAGGAGTTGGCTCTCATTCAACAGGTAACGGCGGCGGATGTACAGCGGGTGGCTGCGCGTATGTTAGACCCTGATAACTATTTATTCACGGCGCTATTACCGCAGGAAAAGAAGAAGCGTTAG
- a CDS encoding YitT family protein: protein MHLSFLCYIGPIYRLAVIFIASIVLAFSYNQFLIPNKILSGGLSGIGMIIGLTTPLNTGFTIFALNVPLFILGFLKLGKRFIGYSVFSVVVTTISMQIIPLEPITQEPLLASVFGGVLVGGSVGSIFRFRGSTGGFDIVGLLLTLKKDFPLGSLISSMNAIVVFISGFLFGWDLALYTMLSIYAAGKVIDTVHTKHIKLTLMIITKEAEKLRDSILIGFHRGITILDGEGAYTKEKMKVLFVVISRYELSEMKALIRQTDSHAFVNITQTFDVFGSFRKND, encoded by the coding sequence ATGCATCTTTCCTTTTTGTGTTATATCGGTCCAATTTATCGACTGGCTGTTATTTTTATTGCATCGATTGTGCTTGCCTTCTCATACAATCAATTTCTAATTCCCAACAAAATATTAAGTGGTGGTTTGTCTGGTATCGGAATGATCATCGGGTTAACGACGCCGTTAAATACGGGATTTACCATTTTTGCCTTAAATGTCCCGTTGTTCATCCTTGGTTTTTTAAAACTAGGTAAGCGTTTCATCGGGTATAGTGTTTTTTCCGTCGTTGTTACTACGATTTCGATGCAGATTATTCCGCTTGAGCCGATCACACAGGAACCGTTGCTTGCTTCCGTCTTCGGCGGTGTGTTAGTCGGTGGATCCGTCGGTTCAATTTTCAGATTTCGAGGGTCAACGGGCGGCTTTGATATCGTCGGTTTGCTTCTAACGTTAAAAAAGGATTTTCCGTTAGGGAGTTTGATTTCTTCTATGAATGCGATCGTCGTATTTATTTCCGGGTTTTTATTTGGCTGGGACCTGGCTCTATACACAATGTTATCGATCTATGCGGCGGGTAAAGTGATCGACACGGTTCATACGAAGCACATCAAATTAACGCTGATGATTATAACGAAAGAAGCCGAAAAATTAAGGGATAGCATTTTGATCGGGTTTCATCGCGGGATTACGATTTTGGATGGGGAAGGGGCCTACACGAAAGAAAAGATGAAAGTTTTGTTTGTGGTCATTTCGCGTTATGAATTATCGGAGATGAAAGCGTTGATCAGACAAACCGATTCACACGCTTTTGTAAACATTACCCAGACATTCGATGTATTCGGCTCTTTTCGAAAGAATGATTAA
- a CDS encoding metallophosphoesterase family protein, which yields MGFSFVHAADLHLDTPFVGLSHLPQMIREQIQQSTFAALDQLVQLCLEENVDFLIIAGDVYDCKERSLAAQLRFQQAMCQLAERGIRVFVAHGNHDPLDGYRAQLNLPPAIHVFSGEQVEAIPVWRNGKEIARVYGMSYATSRVTERLVRRFRRETAVPYALGVLHTNVGGDPSHDNYAPCSLEELAQTGMDYWALGHIHRRQVLRERQPTIAYAGNTQGRHSRESGEKGCLLGRVNHAGETTLTFRPLDVIRWVEHTVDAEANSTEQSLIDLLDDEIGGLKASNGNRSLIIRLRLRVGQTLADQLGRHAFLQDILDRYRVEQTPFLWLQQIDWEQQLVEEEDPFVVELLNQWSELSGDAALREAWLQEAVAPLLNEHRLGSKWLANLRDEPIDWEREVERLIRGNK from the coding sequence GTGGGTTTCAGTTTTGTTCATGCGGCCGATCTTCATCTTGACACGCCATTTGTCGGCTTAAGTCATTTGCCGCAGATGATCCGCGAGCAGATTCAACAATCGACATTTGCCGCGTTGGATCAGTTGGTCCAACTCTGTCTGGAGGAAAATGTTGATTTTTTGATCATCGCTGGAGATGTGTACGATTGTAAGGAACGCAGCTTAGCGGCTCAACTTCGTTTTCAACAGGCGATGTGTCAATTGGCGGAGCGGGGGATTCGCGTGTTTGTCGCCCATGGGAATCATGATCCGCTCGATGGATACCGAGCCCAGTTGAATTTGCCGCCCGCTATTCATGTCTTTTCGGGTGAACAAGTGGAAGCGATTCCCGTGTGGCGCAATGGGAAGGAGATTGCGCGCGTTTATGGGATGAGTTACGCAACTTCGCGGGTGACGGAACGGCTCGTTCGTCGGTTTAGACGAGAGACTGCTGTTCCCTATGCGCTCGGTGTTTTACATACAAACGTGGGCGGCGATCCGTCTCACGATAACTACGCTCCTTGTTCGCTTGAGGAGTTAGCGCAGACGGGAATGGATTATTGGGCGCTCGGTCATATCCATCGGAGACAAGTGTTGCGCGAACGACAACCAACGATCGCTTATGCGGGGAACACCCAAGGCAGACATTCGAGAGAAAGCGGGGAGAAGGGGTGTCTGCTTGGGCGTGTGAATCACGCAGGGGAAACGACGCTCACTTTTCGCCCGTTAGACGTGATTCGTTGGGTTGAACATACAGTAGATGCTGAGGCGAACTCGACGGAGCAATCGTTGATTGATTTGTTAGATGATGAGATTGGTGGCTTGAAGGCGAGTAACGGGAATCGTTCATTAATTATTCGTCTGCGGTTGCGCGTCGGACAGACGCTTGCTGACCAGCTCGGACGCCACGCCTTTTTGCAAGATATACTTGATCGTTATCGCGTAGAACAAACGCCTTTTTTATGGCTGCAACAGATCGATTGGGAGCAACAGCTCGTCGAAGAGGAAGATCCATTTGTTGTTGAATTGTTGAATCAATGGTCTGAACTTAGCGGTGATGCAGCGTTACGCGAGGCATGGTTGCAAGAAGCTGTAGCGCCGTTATTGAATGAGCACCGACTCGGCAGTAAATGGCTCGCCAATTTGAGGGATGAGCCGATCGATTGGGAACGGGAAGTGGAGCGGTTAATTCGGGGTAATAAGTAG
- a CDS encoding cold-inducible protein YdjO-related protein — MFFNRRKEAEPIEEVMTDIWDCVTEDCSGWARKDFSFSSEPVCPFCEGAMIAESKMLPVLNDRIQNR, encoded by the coding sequence TTGTTTTTTAACCGTAGAAAAGAGGCTGAACCGATTGAAGAAGTGATGACAGATATATGGGATTGCGTCACAGAAGATTGTTCAGGCTGGGCAAGAAAAGACTTTTCTTTTTCCTCAGAGCCCGTATGCCCTTTCTGTGAGGGAGCGATGATCGCCGAATCCAAAATGTTGCCTGTTTTAAACGATCGTATCCAAAATCGATAA